One genomic segment of Desulfocapsa sulfexigens DSM 10523 includes these proteins:
- a CDS encoding cold-shock protein yields the protein MLEGTVKWFNEAKGFGFLEQEGGKDVFVHYSAIVSDGFKTLNEGDRVQFEITEGPKGPAAANVSKI from the coding sequence ATGTTAGAAGGCACAGTGAAATGGTTTAATGAGGCTAAAGGTTTTGGTTTTTTGGAGCAGGAAGGTGGAAAAGATGTATTTGTTCACTACTCTGCTATTGTAAGTGATGGGTTCAAAACCTTGAACGAAGGTGATAGAGTTCAGTTTGAAATCACTGAGGGTCCAAAAGGTCCTGCTGCAGCAAACGTGAGCAAAATATAA
- the gpmI gene encoding 2,3-bisphosphoglycerate-independent phosphoglycerate mutase: MSQLSLRPLAGYKSFPGPVVTVIMDGVGMGPKDESDGVHMAYTPVLDTLLQGDLVCSLKAHGKAVGLPSDDDMGNSEVGHNALGAGRIFAQGAKLVNEALHSGNLFQGAAWKEVLKRTENGGTLHFIGMISDGNVHSHVEQLNILLERCVNDQIQKVRVHGLLDGRDVAPKSALKYFVPLEEKLKAMSQDGRDYCMASGGGRMNVTMDRYEADWAIVEKGWQAHVLGVGRGFASACDAIQTYYDEDPEMTDQYMDSFVVERNGTAVGCIEDGDAVILFNFRGDRAIELSKAFDDQDFDGFDRKRRPEVFFAGIMQYDGDAMVPKHYLVEPPAIDRTLGEYLCSAGVTSYAISETQKFGHVTYFWNGNKSGYLDEKLEKYVEIESDRITFDLRPWMKASEITDRVIDTIREGKYKFIRLNYANGDMVGHTGVPASVRIAVETVDLMLGRVLPVLKKAKGIAVITADHGNADCMWTEKNGIKTAMVAHTKNPVPFIVKNFCSVNDFRVTNQTDVGLANVAATVLTLLGYAAPEGYNPSLLQIK, translated from the coding sequence ATGTCACAATTATCACTGCGTCCACTTGCTGGTTATAAAAGTTTTCCTGGTCCTGTTGTTACCGTTATTATGGATGGCGTTGGTATGGGCCCAAAAGATGAGAGCGATGGTGTCCATATGGCCTATACTCCTGTGCTGGATACGCTGCTGCAGGGTGATCTCGTGTGCAGTCTCAAGGCACATGGAAAGGCGGTTGGTCTGCCGTCGGATGACGATATGGGGAATTCCGAAGTGGGCCATAATGCCCTTGGGGCCGGGAGAATTTTTGCTCAGGGGGCAAAGCTTGTTAATGAAGCACTGCATTCCGGGAATCTGTTTCAGGGAGCAGCATGGAAAGAGGTGTTGAAACGAACTGAAAATGGTGGCACCCTCCATTTTATAGGTATGATTTCGGATGGTAATGTGCATAGTCATGTTGAACAGCTCAATATCTTGCTTGAACGATGTGTCAATGATCAAATTCAAAAGGTTCGTGTCCATGGACTCCTGGATGGACGTGACGTTGCTCCTAAAAGTGCCCTGAAGTATTTTGTCCCGCTCGAAGAAAAACTTAAGGCAATGTCTCAGGATGGCAGAGATTACTGCATGGCATCCGGGGGTGGTCGAATGAATGTAACAATGGATCGTTATGAGGCTGATTGGGCTATTGTTGAGAAGGGGTGGCAGGCGCATGTACTGGGCGTGGGGAGAGGTTTTGCGTCAGCTTGTGATGCTATTCAGACCTATTATGATGAAGATCCGGAAATGACTGATCAATACATGGATAGTTTCGTTGTTGAACGGAACGGAACGGCTGTCGGTTGCATTGAGGATGGGGACGCAGTGATTCTCTTTAACTTTCGTGGAGATCGAGCCATTGAACTGTCTAAAGCATTTGATGACCAGGATTTTGATGGTTTCGATAGGAAACGAAGACCTGAGGTCTTTTTTGCCGGAATAATGCAGTATGACGGTGATGCCATGGTTCCTAAGCATTATCTGGTGGAACCTCCTGCTATCGATCGTACACTTGGTGAATATCTTTGCAGTGCAGGAGTCACCTCCTATGCCATCTCCGAGACCCAGAAATTTGGACATGTAACCTATTTCTGGAATGGCAATAAGTCTGGTTATCTTGATGAAAAACTAGAAAAATATGTGGAGATAGAGTCGGACAGAATAACCTTTGACCTTCGTCCCTGGATGAAGGCTTCAGAGATAACAGACAGAGTGATTGATACCATTCGTGAGGGGAAATATAAATTTATCCGTTTAAATTATGCGAATGGTGACATGGTTGGCCATACCGGGGTTCCTGCTTCAGTCCGTATTGCTGTTGAAACGGTGGATCTGATGTTGGGGAGAGTTCTACCAGTACTAAAAAAGGCAAAAGGGATAGCTGTGATTACAGCAGATCATGGGAATGCAGACTGCATGTGGACTGAGAAAAATGGGATTAAAACTGCCATGGTTGCCCATACCAAAAATCCAGTGCCCTTCATAGTCAAAAATTTCTGCAGCGTTAACGATTTTAGAGTAACAAATCAAACGGATGTGGGACTTGCAAATGTTGCCGCCACTGTCCTGACTCTTCTTGGATATGCGGCTCCTGAGGGATACAATCCTTCATTGTTACAGATAAAATAA
- a CDS encoding shikimate kinase, whose product MKSNIVLIGFMGVGKGRTARALAEKTGMFAVDCDDLIESFSNMKVREIFSEFGEPRFRELEQQVAVWLQKQVRNTIISTGGGFFNVPNIRKIGKVVYLHADFNQILETIYAHPNAKKKIKKRPLLNDLAKARTLHESRLPLYRNVADIEIQVGGKTVEQISNAIIKKARLK is encoded by the coding sequence ATGAAATCAAATATTGTCCTGATCGGGTTTATGGGCGTGGGAAAGGGTAGAACTGCACGGGCACTTGCAGAGAAAACAGGTATGTTTGCCGTGGACTGTGATGATCTTATTGAGAGTTTTTCAAATATGAAAGTAAGAGAAATATTTTCAGAATTTGGAGAACCACGTTTCCGGGAACTTGAACAGCAGGTTGCAGTTTGGCTCCAAAAACAGGTGCGCAATACCATCATATCTACCGGTGGTGGCTTTTTCAATGTGCCTAATATTCGTAAAATTGGCAAAGTTGTGTATCTTCATGCAGATTTTAATCAGATACTTGAAACAATTTACGCCCATCCCAATGCGAAAAAGAAAATAAAAAAGCGGCCTCTCTTGAATGATCTCGCTAAGGCTCGGACCCTTCATGAAAGCCGCCTGCCACTTTATCGTAATGTTGCCGATATTGAAATTCAGGTTGGTGGAAAAACGGTAGAGCAGATCTCTAATGCAATCATCAAGAAAGCCCGTTTGAAGTAA
- a CDS encoding tRNA-queuosine alpha-mannosyltransferase domain-containing protein: protein MKRVLILEPYFGGSHKLFLRGLQKTVAADYTLLALPARKWKLRMHLSAFWFVQELEKLAVEKRRFDTVLCSTFVDVAVLRSLLCSLAGWNQNAGIHTYFHENQFIYPHQVQSEDSRQFAAINLNTAMASDSCGFNSHYNLETFLGAIQALLKKPADMKSLNCVKTIRSKSVVLYPGMDYSSVDAAAFVKGKRRARSSSPVIVWNHRWEHDKNPELFFEALYELQKKGIAFRLVVLGQSFANRPLCFEEAEKRLAEEILHFGYAETRADYANLLHQGDVVVSTARHEFFGISILEGIRAGCYPLLPADLSYPELYGEEYLYAPGTLARRLEEYLQHPVKLEEQLIYDLTEQFEWKQCKYQYEEWLFAEQLEKV, encoded by the coding sequence ATGAAGCGTGTGTTGATTCTCGAACCCTACTTCGGTGGTTCCCATAAACTGTTTCTGCGTGGCCTGCAGAAAACCGTTGCCGCGGATTACACTCTACTCGCTCTTCCGGCACGGAAGTGGAAGCTGCGGATGCACCTGTCTGCATTCTGGTTTGTTCAGGAATTAGAAAAACTAGCTGTTGAGAAGAGGCGTTTTGATACGGTGCTCTGCTCTACATTTGTTGATGTTGCTGTGTTACGATCGCTTCTGTGTTCTCTTGCCGGATGGAATCAGAATGCAGGAATACATACCTATTTTCATGAAAATCAGTTTATCTATCCCCACCAGGTGCAATCAGAAGATAGCAGGCAGTTCGCTGCGATTAATTTAAACACCGCCATGGCTTCAGACAGCTGTGGCTTTAATTCACATTATAACCTGGAGACTTTCCTTGGAGCCATTCAGGCTCTTCTTAAAAAGCCTGCTGACATGAAATCACTCAATTGTGTGAAGACAATTCGGAGTAAGAGTGTGGTTCTTTATCCGGGAATGGATTATTCGTCGGTGGATGCTGCAGCTTTTGTTAAGGGAAAGAGGAGGGCTAGGAGTAGTTCTCCCGTAATTGTCTGGAATCATCGCTGGGAACACGATAAAAACCCTGAACTTTTTTTTGAGGCGCTGTACGAATTGCAAAAAAAGGGAATAGCTTTTCGACTTGTAGTACTGGGGCAGTCCTTTGCCAACCGCCCCCTCTGCTTTGAGGAGGCAGAAAAGAGATTGGCAGAAGAAATCCTTCATTTTGGCTATGCTGAAACCAGGGCTGACTATGCAAATTTGCTTCATCAGGGGGACGTGGTCGTTTCAACAGCAAGGCATGAATTTTTTGGTATTTCAATCCTTGAAGGAATCAGGGCAGGTTGCTATCCCTTGCTTCCTGCAGACCTGTCCTATCCGGAACTGTATGGAGAAGAGTATCTTTATGCGCCAGGCACTCTTGCCAGGCGACTCGAAGAGTATTTGCAGCATCCTGTTAAACTTGAAGAACAATTGATATATGATTTAACGGAACAATTTGAATGGAAACAGTGTAAGTATCAATATGAAGAATGGCTGTTCGCAGAGCAATTGGAGAAAGTATGA
- a CDS encoding pyruvate, water dikinase regulatory protein, which produces MWHSKDVYYLSGSTGILAEDLGKSLLCQFPEISFNAEKIPFIRTTEDALKAIQHILSQSTGRFPLVFSTIMNKELLAILDVPEVEFFDIYDKELERLENVLEAKPIRISGTARHLDDSTMGNRVNAIQYCIAHDDGSRMKDYDEAEVILLGVSRSGKTPISVYLATQMGIKAANYPLVAEDLNSYRLPNEIVRNKKKAIGLSTTPETLHFVREQRYKGSSYAKLATCSGELSQANQIFLNYNIPIIISDGRSIEETATQVAQQLSLKRLPRL; this is translated from the coding sequence ATGTGGCACTCAAAAGATGTCTACTACCTATCGGGCAGTACAGGGATACTTGCCGAAGACCTCGGGAAGTCACTCCTTTGCCAGTTCCCTGAAATCAGTTTCAATGCAGAAAAAATTCCCTTTATCCGTACTACAGAAGATGCCCTGAAGGCAATTCAGCACATACTGTCGCAATCAACCGGCCGTTTCCCTCTTGTTTTCTCAACAATCATGAACAAGGAACTTCTTGCAATCCTCGATGTCCCAGAGGTTGAGTTTTTTGACATCTACGATAAAGAACTGGAACGACTTGAAAATGTCCTTGAAGCAAAACCCATTCGCATATCCGGCACAGCAAGGCACTTAGATGATTCAACCATGGGAAATCGGGTTAATGCCATCCAATACTGCATCGCCCATGATGACGGCAGCAGAATGAAGGATTACGACGAAGCAGAGGTTATACTGCTTGGGGTTTCCCGCTCCGGAAAGACCCCTATTTCTGTCTACCTTGCTACCCAAATGGGAATAAAGGCTGCCAATTATCCTCTTGTGGCTGAAGATCTCAATTCCTATCGTCTGCCCAACGAGATCGTCCGCAATAAAAAAAAGGCAATCGGCCTCTCCACAACACCTGAAACCTTGCATTTTGTGCGGGAACAACGTTACAAAGGCAGCAGTTATGCAAAGCTGGCAACCTGTTCAGGAGAACTGAGCCAGGCAAATCAGATTTTTTTGAATTACAATATCCCGATCATTATTTCAGATGGCAGATCCATCGAAGAAACAGCAACCCAGGTAGCTCAGCAGTTATCCCTGAAACGTCTGCCACGCCTCTAA
- a CDS encoding YchJ family protein, whose translation MEDTKLHQLCPCCSAKLFSDCCHPIIQDQSQAKTAEQLMRSRYTAFTQANDKYLMDSWARKTRPETIHSEDDTIRWLSLEILECNDGMANDEDGSVRFTARFLSSGHICSLHEKSSFIKEDGLWYYLDGETQSKTAKVGRNAPCPCGSGKKYKRCCC comes from the coding sequence ATGGAAGACACAAAACTCCACCAACTATGTCCCTGCTGCAGTGCTAAACTCTTTTCCGACTGCTGCCATCCAATAATCCAGGATCAAAGCCAGGCTAAAACAGCGGAACAACTGATGCGTTCCCGGTATACCGCATTCACACAGGCTAACGATAAATATCTTATGGATAGCTGGGCCAGGAAAACACGTCCGGAAACAATCCATTCAGAAGACGATACTATCCGGTGGCTCAGTCTTGAGATTCTTGAATGTAACGATGGCATGGCCAATGATGAGGATGGTTCTGTTCGTTTTACTGCCCGTTTTCTCAGTTCAGGACACATCTGCAGTCTTCATGAAAAATCCAGTTTTATCAAAGAGGATGGACTCTGGTACTATCTGGATGGTGAGACGCAATCCAAGACGGCCAAGGTGGGAAGAAATGCTCCCTGTCCGTGTGGGTCTGGCAAAAAATATAAACGATGTTGTTGTTAA
- a CDS encoding fructose-bisphosphatase class II family protein, which translates to MNINYGMEIVRATEIAALTAARIQGLGNHDDILNQARFAIIKTLNRLMINGNVINDRFSERKEICKLPQTLGEGGPEMDLMVVALEAQHAAADGRNNSTSYTVIAEDGSIQSIPNLHMYKIVVGPEVGEVIDINQSPTANVKRVARVLRKYTENVTVCILNRKRHKGLIDEVRSCGARIKLIEEGEISGCLAAISGEKADIYMGYGYAPEGTVVAAAISCLGGYLEGKISYDNASDREQAIAHGINDFNKVFRVEDLINSRKISFAATGVTDGEFLEGVRFTATGAVTNSFVARSETRTYRNLTTNHFFDYNPVF; encoded by the coding sequence ATGAATATTAATTATGGGATGGAAATCGTCAGAGCGACTGAGATTGCAGCTCTTACTGCAGCAAGGATTCAGGGACTGGGCAATCATGATGATATTCTCAATCAGGCAAGGTTTGCCATTATAAAGACCCTCAACAGGTTAATGATAAACGGCAATGTGATAAATGATCGTTTCTCGGAGAGGAAGGAAATTTGTAAATTGCCGCAGACTCTTGGGGAAGGCGGGCCTGAAATGGATTTGATGGTTGTAGCTCTTGAGGCTCAGCATGCTGCAGCGGATGGACGGAACAATTCTACTTCTTATACCGTAATTGCAGAAGATGGTTCAATTCAGTCAATCCCCAATCTCCACATGTACAAAATAGTGGTTGGCCCAGAAGTGGGTGAGGTTATAGATATAAATCAATCACCCACCGCAAATGTAAAACGGGTTGCCAGGGTTTTACGGAAATACACCGAAAACGTGACTGTCTGCATTTTAAATCGGAAGCGGCATAAGGGGCTTATTGATGAAGTGAGAAGCTGTGGCGCCAGAATCAAGCTGATTGAGGAGGGCGAAATTTCAGGTTGCCTTGCTGCAATCAGTGGTGAAAAGGCAGATATCTATATGGGCTATGGATATGCTCCTGAAGGTACAGTAGTTGCGGCCGCAATCAGTTGTCTGGGCGGATATCTTGAAGGAAAGATATCATATGACAATGCTTCAGACAGGGAACAGGCAATTGCCCATGGTATCAATGATTTTAATAAGGTCTTCCGGGTTGAAGATCTGATTAATTCTCGAAAAATTTCCTTTGCTGCAACAGGAGTAACGGATGGAGAATTCCTTGAGGGAGTGAGGTTCACAGCAACCGGTGCAGTGACTAACTCTTTTGTAGCAAGAAGCGAGACTCGTACCTATCGTAATCTGACGACTAATCATTTCTTTGATTATAATCCGGTGTTTTAA
- a CDS encoding fructose-bisphosphatase class III, with amino-acid sequence MKEERFRLQAGELDKLAQQLLQLENELNSNIPVTLWISDLHGEGDRFMAILRGRFGMLYQTCREALPKTFSVDKIQYLTQVIRKKEYFAEDTILMDTQDVIFCLVEILKYRLSNIRHRTKGIFPPEFRNTIKRLISGLPVPDQVFEEPVLSERLISHLAHSIRQVLLDRILVLGDVFDRGPQPDKIIRILSSPAYRDMVDYVFGNHDILWMGAVSGNQSLIAEAMRITSRYDHFELMGRLSFDSSRLAAFAEKTYPVAKITGKIKAKTDRGRSMEKALAVIQFKLEEQTIRDFPEYEMESRLWLDRLAKMLKTGDTAGLNDSHFPTIDFEHPSKLTEEEQVVIDDLTHQFTTNTKIKRLLRYFFKKGKTYHIHNNSLNIHALVPSTIDGDFEEFLGRSGRELLDFVQETIERVGKKYLAGEVQEKRDQALFFYLWCGPKSPFFGKHAMKTFERYFLLDTESHAERTLYWKKNMQTDAFKLKMQEEFGIQRVVFGHTPVDYTKGNSMASSDGVAVNVDGGFAAAYYNRGHALVHTPYQLFGIILPTPEEMQAAAQNLESAPLDIELIDEFRQPMKIKDTAKGALLKKQSDALLQRIRELTATGE; translated from the coding sequence ATGAAGGAAGAACGTTTTCGTCTGCAGGCCGGTGAGTTGGATAAGCTCGCTCAACAATTGCTGCAGCTTGAAAATGAGTTGAACTCCAATATTCCTGTCACTCTCTGGATCAGTGATCTCCATGGTGAAGGAGATCGTTTTATGGCGATCCTTCGCGGCCGTTTTGGAATGTTGTACCAGACGTGTCGTGAGGCACTGCCGAAGACTTTCAGTGTAGATAAAATTCAATATCTTACTCAGGTTATCCGTAAGAAAGAATATTTTGCTGAAGATACTATTCTTATGGATACTCAGGATGTTATCTTCTGTCTTGTCGAGATTCTCAAGTACCGTTTATCCAATATCAGGCACCGAACCAAGGGTATATTTCCGCCAGAGTTCCGTAATACCATTAAACGTCTGATTTCCGGTCTCCCTGTTCCAGACCAGGTTTTTGAGGAACCTGTGCTGTCCGAGAGATTGATCAGTCATCTTGCTCACAGTATCAGACAAGTTCTTCTGGATCGTATTCTGGTTCTTGGTGATGTCTTTGACCGTGGTCCTCAGCCAGATAAGATTATCAGGATTCTTTCTTCGCCAGCATACAGGGATATGGTAGATTACGTTTTCGGCAACCATGATATCCTGTGGATGGGGGCAGTTTCAGGAAATCAGTCCTTGATCGCCGAGGCTATGCGCATTACCAGTCGCTACGATCATTTCGAATTGATGGGAAGACTTTCCTTTGACAGCTCCAGGTTGGCTGCTTTTGCTGAAAAGACCTATCCGGTTGCGAAAATTACTGGAAAAATCAAGGCAAAAACTGACAGGGGAAGGAGCATGGAAAAGGCTCTTGCCGTTATTCAGTTTAAGCTTGAAGAGCAGACCATACGAGACTTCCCTGAGTATGAAATGGAGTCCCGACTCTGGCTTGATCGTCTTGCCAAAATGCTGAAGACAGGAGATACGGCAGGCCTTAATGACAGCCATTTCCCAACCATCGACTTTGAACATCCCTCAAAACTCACCGAAGAGGAACAGGTCGTTATTGATGATTTAACCCATCAGTTTACCACTAATACAAAGATTAAACGGCTCCTCCGCTATTTTTTTAAAAAAGGCAAAACCTACCATATTCACAACAATAGTCTAAATATTCATGCACTTGTTCCTTCCACCATTGATGGTGATTTTGAAGAGTTTCTAGGACGAAGTGGACGTGAACTTCTAGATTTTGTTCAGGAAACAATTGAGCGAGTCGGTAAAAAATATCTTGCTGGAGAGGTTCAGGAGAAACGGGATCAGGCCTTGTTTTTTTACCTCTGGTGCGGACCGAAATCTCCCTTCTTTGGGAAACATGCCATGAAAACATTTGAGAGGTATTTTTTACTGGATACTGAAAGCCACGCAGAAAGAACCCTTTATTGGAAGAAGAATATGCAGACTGATGCTTTTAAGCTGAAGATGCAGGAAGAATTTGGTATTCAGCGTGTAGTTTTTGGACATACACCGGTCGATTATACAAAAGGGAATTCGATGGCGTCCAGTGACGGTGTTGCAGTAAATGTGGATGGTGGTTTCGCGGCAGCCTATTATAACCGGGGCCATGCTCTGGTTCATACTCCCTACCAACTATTTGGTATTATTCTTCCCACCCCTGAAGAGATGCAGGCGGCCGCCCAAAATCTTGAATCTGCTCCTCTCGACATAGAACTGATAGATGAATTCCGGCAACCGATGAAAATAAAAGATACTGCAAAAGGCGCTCTTCTGAAAAAACAGAGCGATGCTCTGTTGCAGCGGATCAGGGAGTTGACTGCTACCGGAGAATGA
- a CDS encoding DsrE family protein — translation MLYKAVIHIDLEDDLIFNLGLNNISNTLEALEGKEVELILLVTGPGVALLAGDQMYIFMEKLRQIVAAGVRIQICERALTLFDIAKEDLFEGCEIIPAGVVGLIELQADGFAYIKP, via the coding sequence ATGCTATATAAAGCGGTAATTCATATAGATCTTGAAGATGATCTTATTTTCAACCTTGGTTTGAATAATATCAGTAATACTCTTGAGGCATTGGAGGGGAAGGAGGTTGAATTGATTTTACTGGTTACCGGTCCGGGAGTGGCATTGTTGGCTGGAGATCAGATGTATATCTTCATGGAGAAACTCAGACAAATTGTTGCTGCCGGGGTTCGTATCCAGATCTGTGAAAGAGCACTGACACTTTTTGATATAGCAAAGGAGGATCTGTTTGAAGGTTGTGAAATAATTCCTGCTGGTGTCGTTGGTCTGATTGAGCTGCAGGCAGATGGATTCGCCTATATTAAACCATAG
- a CDS encoding c(7)-type cytochrome triheme domain-containing protein — MNKSFFSAVGVLTLIGGFLLSSHAFAAESYDSKKFGPKNPIIMDSPVNVIFDHRVHTEQVGLACAACHEDLFAMQRGVTPKIDQTMSALVKGRSCGACHDGETAFAANTLCNSCHFQPKDLKSSDPHPHTVTH, encoded by the coding sequence ATGAACAAATCTTTTTTTAGTGCCGTTGGTGTCCTTACCCTCATTGGTGGCTTCTTGCTAAGCAGCCATGCTTTCGCCGCAGAAAGCTACGATTCGAAAAAATTTGGACCGAAAAATCCCATTATTATGGATAGCCCTGTTAATGTCATCTTTGATCATCGAGTGCATACGGAACAGGTAGGTCTGGCTTGTGCGGCTTGTCATGAGGATCTGTTTGCAATGCAGCGTGGCGTTACGCCAAAGATTGATCAAACCATGAGTGCTTTGGTGAAAGGCAGATCCTGTGGGGCCTGCCATGACGGTGAGACTGCTTTTGCCGCCAACACTCTCTGTAATTCCTGTCATTTTCAACCAAAAGATTTGAAATCTTCAGATCCTCATCCTCATACTGTTACACATTAA
- a CDS encoding sensor histidine kinase, which produces MTKENNSDYFARVITEKTATYNSSPLTSFHDHLLKIFFDLAQQYDGLDSFYQICVAIPQALHPQIAVSLAVLTHSKNGFQLACAGKSPIHIPEHIISHLPLVAKESSYTEEDVLLLPVISRPLISPTNGTAPDKLMKNTMENETHPCLGFLFITHFELLTSIDRLFLEKLVTRIGYNLQRRLLQASHLQHINFLKQLGRDIGHNVISPNMHFKNLFRQLEKKINLINHEVNVNIDFVNKPSLRILKRCNEIRADLISTHEELLEHYNRTSLYLETLLRQEHFNRGEFILKARRCNIETEIIIPELEIYRRRFENLGITIDHPHNMRDRRFYLKGDQGLLSQVFDNLFSNAVKYTATSTDNHGSPRKAVAYGCQDINNFPKKGKKGVKFNIFSTGEHLNDDERLTIFNDGVRGGNVGYNPGSGHGLAFVKNVVEIHGGDVGYEAVSGGNNFYFILPLTEEEPAAGDSSNT; this is translated from the coding sequence ATGACAAAAGAAAACAATTCTGATTATTTCGCACGTGTCATTACTGAAAAAACAGCTACTTACAACAGTTCACCCCTCACATCTTTCCACGATCACTTATTGAAAATATTTTTCGACCTTGCCCAGCAATATGACGGTCTGGACAGTTTTTATCAAATCTGCGTTGCAATTCCACAGGCTCTTCATCCCCAAATCGCTGTTTCTCTTGCGGTACTAACACATTCAAAAAACGGTTTTCAACTTGCTTGCGCAGGTAAATCACCAATACATATTCCTGAACATATCATTAGCCATCTCCCTCTCGTTGCAAAGGAGTCATCATACACCGAAGAAGACGTCTTGCTTTTACCTGTAATCTCAAGACCACTGATTAGTCCAACAAACGGAACCGCTCCCGATAAACTTATGAAAAATACTATGGAGAATGAGACTCACCCCTGTCTCGGATTTCTCTTCATCACTCATTTTGAGCTTCTCACTAGCATTGATCGTCTTTTCCTGGAGAAGCTGGTTACCCGTATTGGCTACAATCTCCAGCGACGCCTTCTTCAGGCCAGCCACCTCCAACATATAAACTTTCTCAAACAGCTTGGTCGGGATATTGGGCATAATGTCATTTCACCAAACATGCATTTCAAGAATCTTTTCCGGCAACTTGAAAAGAAGATAAACCTCATAAATCATGAAGTTAACGTCAACATTGACTTTGTCAACAAACCATCACTCCGTATCCTCAAAAGATGTAATGAAATAAGGGCTGATCTTATTTCCACCCATGAAGAACTCCTCGAACATTATAATCGGACAAGTCTCTACCTTGAAACACTGCTCCGCCAGGAACATTTTAACAGGGGAGAGTTTATCCTCAAAGCACGTCGCTGTAATATCGAAACTGAGATCATCATACCTGAACTCGAAATCTATCGAAGACGTTTTGAAAATCTTGGAATTACCATTGACCATCCCCACAACATGAGAGATCGTCGGTTTTATCTTAAAGGTGATCAGGGACTGCTCTCCCAAGTATTCGATAATCTTTTTTCCAACGCTGTTAAATATACAGCGACATCAACTGACAATCACGGCTCCCCAAGGAAGGCTGTTGCATATGGTTGCCAGGATATAAATAACTTCCCCAAAAAAGGAAAAAAAGGGGTAAAATTCAATATATTTTCAACAGGAGAACATCTTAACGACGACGAACGGCTTACCATATTCAATGATGGTGTAAGAGGAGGAAATGTTGGCTACAATCCAGGAAGTGGTCATGGCCTGGCATTTGTCAAAAATGTCGTTGAAATTCACGGCGGAGATGTGGGGTACGAAGCTGTCTCTGGTGGAAACAACTTTTACTTTATCCTTCCTCTTACAGAAGAAGAACCAGCTGCTGGAGATAGCAGCAATACGTGA
- a CDS encoding ATP-binding protein, which translates to MFKVDVDKDKCTGCEECINNCPASVLELVDGKSEPVEMDECLGCETCVEVCPEGAITVTEV; encoded by the coding sequence ATGTTTAAGGTAGACGTAGACAAAGACAAATGTACTGGTTGTGAGGAATGTATCAATAATTGCCCGGCTTCAGTACTTGAGCTGGTGGATGGAAAATCTGAACCCGTTGAAATGGATGAATGCCTGGGTTGTGAAACATGCGTAGAAGTTTGCCCTGAGGGAGCTATCACTGTTACCGAAGTGTGA